A genome region from Methanobacterium subterraneum includes the following:
- the mmp3 gene encoding methyl-coenzyme M reductase-associated protein Mmp3, translating into MLVKVNGEKIELPEGSTIQDAIDAVGAPYLPGCVLGLVKGTEEVEKHVNKYSLKTNKGSIIIEILDGAPETLVSTWKERYKEFSKMGVRWTTSQEVAIGPIVTELTPSRETYHYHRWDVLFSLSGFTADATHLILSTGEHEAVYGAPEENRGVFARVVGGKRTILKLTDDDEVSEVKPVMERESIVKSAAITNLETELEEGNQVYTYVQVEPNPKSPQSVEHFYALQESGKVRVDYDSNTFVGFYALQGLEKEAEQIDQRKRGTITFRNSGKGVGRVYIYREDRVSTPSHNVLGKVINGMQLLDIASFGDEVTIQTSPTRIMTLSMTQKEAEEFLQENGVKQIREGLQDDEAVVVRQEPHYTMDIIAQGEVKTYGIPEEDLLHVELYEDAPRSTWYFQKITGLLDAPVGSLKVHFAFPGMKLLMFKDVPKESKGLIPENNPQSVVKAGEIGITNMSRRHIGMVGVRFEDNKEFGPTGEPFQGTNIIGRMSEGIENLEKYKEGDTIYVTRK; encoded by the coding sequence ATGCTGGTGAAGGTCAATGGAGAAAAAATAGAACTCCCTGAAGGATCGACAATACAGGATGCCATTGATGCAGTGGGAGCGCCCTATCTGCCGGGATGTGTCCTGGGGCTGGTTAAGGGGACTGAAGAAGTAGAAAAACACGTTAACAAGTACAGTTTGAAAACCAACAAGGGAAGTATCATCATTGAAATACTGGATGGGGCCCCCGAAACTCTGGTTTCAACATGGAAAGAACGTTACAAAGAATTTTCTAAAATGGGGGTGCGCTGGACCACCTCTCAAGAAGTGGCAATTGGGCCTATAGTCACGGAATTAACTCCCAGCAGGGAAACTTACCATTACCATCGTTGGGATGTTCTTTTCAGCCTCTCCGGATTCACTGCCGATGCCACACATCTTATACTTTCCACAGGAGAACATGAAGCAGTTTATGGTGCTCCTGAAGAAAACCGAGGAGTTTTTGCCCGGGTTGTTGGGGGGAAAAGAACCATTCTGAAACTCACTGACGATGATGAAGTATCAGAGGTTAAACCAGTCATGGAAAGGGAGAGCATAGTTAAAAGTGCGGCAATCACCAACCTGGAAACCGAGTTGGAAGAAGGCAACCAGGTATACACCTACGTACAGGTCGAACCAAACCCTAAATCTCCCCAATCAGTGGAACACTTCTATGCCCTCCAGGAATCTGGTAAAGTTCGTGTGGACTATGATTCTAACACATTCGTTGGATTCTATGCATTACAGGGATTGGAAAAGGAAGCTGAACAGATCGACCAGCGTAAAAGGGGCACCATAACCTTCCGTAATTCTGGAAAAGGAGTGGGTCGGGTTTACATTTACCGGGAGGACCGGGTTTCCACACCATCCCACAACGTACTGGGAAAGGTAATAAATGGGATGCAATTACTGGACATCGCAAGTTTCGGTGATGAAGTAACTATCCAAACATCCCCCACCCGGATAATGACATTATCCATGACTCAGAAAGAGGCTGAAGAATTCTTACAGGAAAATGGTGTTAAACAAATCCGTGAAGGTCTCCAGGATGATGAGGCAGTGGTGGTGAGGCAGGAACCACATTACACCATGGACATCATTGCCCAGGGAGAAGTTAAAACCTATGGTATTCCTGAAGAAGACCTCCTTCACGTGGAATTATATGAAGATGCGCCCCGCTCCACCTGGTACTTCCAAAAAATCACCGGACTCCTGGATGCACCTGTAGGATCATTAAAGGTTCACTTCGCCTTCCCCGGCATGAAACTGTTAATGTTCAAGGATGTTCCCAAAGAATCTAAAGGATTAATACCGGAAAACAATCCTCAAAGTGTGGTGAAAGCAGGAGAAATAGGGATTACTAACATGTCACGCCGCCATATAGGTATGGTGGGGGTGCGATTTGAGGATAACAAAGAATTTGGCCCTACTGGAGAACCATTCCAGGGAACCAATATCATTGGAAGAATGTCTGAAGGAATAGAAAATCTGGAGAAATACAAAGAGGGGGACACCATTTATGTCACCAGAAAATGA
- a CDS encoding methanogenesis marker 2 protein: protein MDLSSLVDSIRSFEGITRKNLIKDVTGLLEETYNISGRTLLGFGDDASALEIGNGQVVLLAADGMWGKLMEADPWWAGYCSVLVNVNDIAAMGGMPIGMTNVLSTQDKDICRQIMDGINEGVKKFGVPMVGGHVHPDAPYNSLDVSITGIMNREDIITSCGARPGDKVLVAIDLDGAIHPQFHLNWDTTTMKSADLVQAQITAMNEIAKKHLLTAGKDISNPGTLGTLGMLLETSNMGAIVELELIPRSNDVNWEDWLKLYPGSGFVLTAREENVQRIIEILENVNITTMVVGSIISDQKLYLTSGNDKEIVFDFCTDKITGIHDENP from the coding sequence GTGGATTTAAGCTCACTTGTTGATTCTATACGAAGTTTTGAGGGAATTACTCGTAAAAATCTCATAAAAGACGTAACTGGGCTCCTGGAAGAAACTTACAATATTTCGGGAAGAACTCTTCTTGGTTTCGGGGATGATGCATCAGCCCTGGAGATTGGGAACGGCCAGGTAGTTCTCTTGGCTGCTGATGGAATGTGGGGAAAATTAATGGAGGCTGATCCCTGGTGGGCCGGGTACTGCTCAGTACTGGTAAATGTGAACGACATTGCTGCCATGGGTGGGATGCCCATTGGAATGACCAACGTCCTTTCCACTCAGGATAAAGATATATGCCGTCAGATTATGGATGGAATTAACGAAGGGGTTAAGAAATTCGGTGTACCGATGGTGGGGGGGCATGTCCACCCTGATGCTCCTTACAATTCCCTGGATGTTTCCATAACTGGTATAATGAATCGTGAGGATATCATCACCAGCTGTGGTGCTAGACCGGGTGATAAGGTACTGGTAGCCATAGATCTGGATGGTGCAATACATCCCCAGTTCCACCTTAACTGGGACACCACTACCATGAAAAGTGCAGACCTGGTACAGGCCCAGATCACCGCCATGAATGAAATTGCAAAAAAACACCTCCTCACTGCTGGAAAAGATATTAGTAACCCTGGAACTCTGGGAACCCTTGGAATGCTTCTGGAAACCTCAAATATGGGAGCTATAGTGGAATTGGAACTCATACCTCGCAGCAATGATGTGAACTGGGAGGACTGGTTGAAACTTTACCCTGGATCCGGATTTGTCCTCACTGCCAGGGAAGAAAATGTTCAGAGGATCATAGAAATCCTGGAAAATGTTAACATCACCACCATGGTGGTGGGTAGTATAATATCTGACCAGAAACTATACTTAACTTCTGGAAATGATAAAGAGATTGTATTTGACTTTTGCACTGATAAGATCACTGGAATACATGATGAAAATCCCTAG
- a CDS encoding DUF2117 domain-containing protein, giving the protein MKIGVVVHGPEIVDSGYAQKFLDFLEDYGTVGARLGGTMGRTAVIDAHLEDKIDISQKLFPSQSVDKFKDENCDVIFLINYGKSSVTGHAFGYKVYHNCQDQPPLIQMERPGESDGSVVAWREDKMKLAEDIAHKMDLQLVLPEDIHNNLFSEDPCQEISNTICREIAGVSPGENIFVNGIVIGKSTSSEVAIVAENGIITQLIGGEIKEHGVEKLGPITLRKAVVKTGLLRKSRVKPRILKSEKSNDHFTISYLNHAAEDIYRLKNADMVVTVGDDTTLVAADILYRFNVPIIGITDGDLDKVVEEGFKAEGSLIVELENGWDDQVGDKIFLELFNREETIEIENIENFKSKLLQIISNITSQYQVKYS; this is encoded by the coding sequence ATGAAGATTGGTGTAGTGGTGCACGGACCAGAAATAGTTGATTCTGGTTACGCCCAGAAGTTCCTGGATTTCCTGGAGGATTATGGTACAGTCGGGGCAAGATTAGGTGGAACTATGGGAAGAACTGCGGTCATCGATGCTCACCTGGAAGATAAAATTGATATCAGTCAGAAGCTTTTCCCCAGCCAGTCAGTAGATAAATTCAAGGATGAAAACTGTGATGTTATTTTCCTGATAAACTATGGTAAGTCCAGTGTAACTGGGCATGCCTTTGGATACAAGGTTTACCATAACTGCCAAGATCAACCACCCCTGATACAAATGGAAAGACCCGGGGAGTCGGATGGTAGTGTGGTGGCTTGGAGGGAAGATAAGATGAAACTGGCAGAAGACATTGCCCATAAAATGGATCTACAACTGGTTCTGCCGGAAGATATACATAATAATCTTTTTTCAGAAGATCCCTGTCAGGAAATCTCCAATACCATCTGCCGGGAAATTGCTGGTGTATCTCCCGGGGAGAATATATTCGTCAATGGTATAGTAATCGGGAAATCCACATCATCAGAAGTGGCCATAGTTGCTGAAAATGGTATTATAACCCAGCTAATAGGTGGGGAAATCAAAGAACATGGTGTGGAGAAACTGGGGCCGATAACGCTTCGAAAAGCCGTTGTAAAAACGGGTTTACTCCGCAAATCCAGAGTTAAACCTAGAATATTGAAATCAGAAAAATCCAATGATCATTTCACTATTTCTTACTTAAACCATGCTGCAGAGGACATTTACCGGTTGAAAAATGCAGATATGGTGGTTACAGTGGGGGATGACACTACACTGGTTGCTGCAGATATACTTTACCGTTTCAACGTACCCATAATTGGCATAACGGATGGAGATTTGGATAAAGTTGTTGAAGAAGGTTTTAAAGCAGAAGGTTCTTTGATTGTGGAACTTGAGAATGGTTGGGATGATCAGGTGGGTGATAAAATCTTTTTAGAACTTTTCAACCGTGAAGAGACCATAGAAATAGAAAATATAGAAAATTTTAAAAGTAAATTGCTACAAATTATTAGTAATATAACTAGTCAATATCAGGTTAAGTATAGTTGA
- a CDS encoding PIN domain-containing protein, giving the protein MKEKIYVLDASGIIGGFISSKHKNITIGGVLSEIKDLKSQIAVQSAMDDGKIIIKEPDTDSLNQVQNAIENSGDILRLSEVDMSLVALAVTLKKDYHPLVVTDDYSIQNILKILEIPYQSVLSEGIREVYGWIKICRGCRKKYPADYKWDECEICGSNVYRKRIKK; this is encoded by the coding sequence TTGAAAGAGAAAATTTATGTTCTAGATGCATCTGGAATTATTGGGGGATTTATATCTTCAAAACATAAAAATATCACAATTGGTGGTGTTTTATCTGAAATTAAAGATTTAAAATCGCAAATAGCTGTGCAATCAGCAATGGATGATGGTAAAATCATTATCAAAGAACCAGACACCGATTCATTAAACCAGGTGCAAAATGCAATTGAAAATTCAGGTGATATTCTAAGGTTATCTGAAGTGGATATGTCGTTAGTGGCCCTAGCAGTAACTCTCAAGAAGGATTACCATCCTCTGGTGGTTACTGATGATTATTCCATACAGAACATTCTGAAAATTCTGGAAATCCCCTACCAGAGTGTTTTATCTGAGGGAATCCGGGAAGTCTATGGATGGATCAAGATCTGCCGAGGCTGTCGTAAGAAATATCCTGCAGATTATAAATGGGATGAATGTGAAATCTGCGGGTCAAATGTTTACCGTAAGCGAATCAAAAAATAA
- a CDS encoding MogA/MoaB family molybdenum cofactor biosynthesis protein, which translates to MKSKTMEEHKKHSPLRVKVGIITLSDSKSNLSQKKNPNFVSNPEDLSGKMIIESLEELHEIVSYQVIPDDTHLLLETLRKMKNLGAEIIISTGGTGIGKRDITIETIKPLFEKELNGFGEVFRYETYKELGTGAIMTRATAGVWKETLLVALPGSPNAVQLGVKLIKPEMGHIVKHMKQ; encoded by the coding sequence ATGAAAAGTAAAACCATGGAAGAACATAAAAAACACAGCCCATTAAGGGTTAAAGTTGGAATAATTACTTTAAGCGACTCTAAATCAAATTTATCCCAAAAAAAAAATCCTAATTTTGTTTCAAACCCTGAAGATCTCTCCGGCAAAATGATAATTGAATCACTGGAAGAGCTGCATGAAATTGTGTCTTACCAAGTTATACCTGATGATACCCACCTGCTTTTGGAAACATTAAGGAAAATGAAAAATCTGGGTGCTGAAATCATTATCAGCACGGGTGGTACTGGAATTGGGAAAAGGGATATCACAATTGAAACCATTAAACCCTTATTTGAAAAAGAATTAAATGGCTTCGGTGAAGTTTTCCGTTATGAGACTTATAAAGAACTGGGAACTGGTGCCATAATGACCCGGGCAACTGCAGGTGTCTGGAAGGAAACCTTGCTGGTGGCCTTACCAGGTTCACCCAATGCAGTTCAGTTGGGTGTGAAACTAATAAAGCCTGAAATGGGACATATAGTGAAACATATGAAGCAATGA